One genomic segment of Vicinamibacterales bacterium includes these proteins:
- a CDS encoding amino acid adenylation domain-containing protein: MRNRLAALSPEQRARLLERVRQERPAAGVTPIAPADRLQPLPLSFAQRRIWFLERLEGSSAAYNMPAAFRLQGELDGAAVAAALDEIVRRHEVLRTRLIDRDGEPAQAIDPAPEPGGASLSRTLSLAGLPEIDRDEALRGVLRGEASHVFDLAREHPIRVLLVQLDAREHVLIVTLHHVASDGWSTGVLVREFAALYNRRHADDASPLAELPVQYADFAQWQRLQVEDAAVAQPHLEYWRAQLADAPGVINLPSDGGKDEGLPRHSANGEASSASAGDAVYFQIDAEAAGAVNALARRTDASAYMVLLAAFLALLHRWSGETDLTVGSPIANRPRRELEGLIGFFVNTLALRVSVEGDPDFLGLIARVRAVALEAYAHAELPFEQIVEKLNPERRLNRSPFFQVMFAMQSGSLEDVTLDGLRIEAVPLSTGAARLDLTMSIQETAAGFSGCLEFSTALFRPETAQRFAEHYRNMIETAVRQPATAVSQLDYLGYGERHRLLVEWNRTEVPSRPRCLHHLVEDQAARTPDAIALRWGGTTWTYAALMARAAKAALLLQQKGVGTETLVGVCMRRSPDMIAALLGVLRAGGAYVALDPAYPAARTEYVLADCGAAIVLRDGALDEAAEGEFRPAPVSPSNLAYVLYTSGSTGQPKGVAIEHRSPAALIAWAQSVWSPAELSGVLAGTSICFDLSVFEIFLPLSVGGTVVLANSVLDLLDLADRSHVTLINTVPSAIDALLHQRALPPSVRVVNLAGEPLTTELADRIHDVPTVEKVYDLYGPSEDTTYSTFTRRRRGDPPSIGRPIANTRLYILDRALQPVPVGVPGEIYLAGQGLARGYLGRPDLTNERFIPSPFPGVDRLYRTGDRAQFRDDGNVEFLGRLDHQVKVRGFRIELGEIEAVARAFPGVGQCVVTVEESQAGNKRLVAYVSHPNGQRVADALHAHLRGSLPEYMVPPVLVILDALPLTPNGKIDRKALPSPDRRSVVEDAGPLTAAEARLAALWQPLLAVDEVKPLDDFFGLGGHSLLAARLGARIRDDYRVDLPLRAIFEHPTLRAQAAAIAGQQAQMAADEPIQPIARHARLPMSFAQERLWFLDQLEPGNPAYNMAGAFRLRGVVEVASLHAAFDRVVERQEALRTVFPTVDGRGYAAIGAVRPVLREIDGGDHVAIDAFLREEQARPFDLAAGPLIRASVIRVAPDETVLAVTMHHIISDGWSIDVFLDELCRFYAALAGGAAGTPEPLAVQYVDFAAWQRRRFEAGLLAPQLAYWRGALAGAPTVLELPSDRPRPEAQSYQGAVHSLTIDAPLTALLSRRAREAGVTSFMTLLAAFGATLRRWSGQDDMVIGFPAAGRSRSELEPLIGMFVNTVPIRLQIPEDASFATLLAQVKTRTLDALTHQDVPFEKLVDELGVERSLSWSPLFQVMFINQQARPAPPLPEGLRVEPIAGAATGTAKFDLTLAIAERGDGLSVNLEYDRALFDAATMARLAGDYVDLLRGGLDAPEAPLPVSSRSISNPRRLVVPPSAAAEVPAVDGRPATPVEAALAEIWRDVLRLDEVRVTDNFFEVGGDSIVSIQVIAQLRDRGWRIGPKQIFRHQTIRALAAVAEPAVASQAEDETGPLPLSPMQRLFFDLDPPSPHHFNQALLLSVAPDISVTSLQAALTETVRVHPALRGRFRMGAHGWEEHIHPSPDVALETALHKGGPYTDDSADGAVAARVEAICRAAQRSLDIVNGPVFRAVLVHAGAETARLLLVAHHLVVDAVSWRVILADLETAYAQAQGGRPLSLPPEHCGPATFRRMAREWSATEGGNEAAYWATVTSGAAHVFPRAAAPTAAPMARTVTRTLDEAATRPLLSAAHRAYNTTAADLLLAAFGRALCGAAGRDEILVDVEGHGRDALPDADLSRSVGWFTTLYPVRVPGGAAGDPASLIRMVKESSRSVPHGGIGFGSRHQAGGTAPLTDVSFNYLGQAAAAIGNGLFHGIAPESSGDPVAADLPRRYRLELNASVINGRLVTQYSFDAAVLSEARVNDVADRTIAALRELIDHCLGVEGAHYTPSDFSAVSIDQGELDALLGDLDLSDLSEA, encoded by the coding sequence TTGCGCAACCGCCTGGCCGCGCTCAGCCCTGAGCAGCGGGCCCGGCTGCTCGAACGGGTCCGGCAGGAGCGGCCGGCCGCCGGCGTGACACCGATCGCGCCCGCCGACCGCCTGCAGCCCCTGCCCCTGTCGTTCGCACAGCGGCGCATCTGGTTCCTCGAGCGCCTCGAAGGCAGCTCGGCCGCCTACAACATGCCGGCGGCGTTCCGGCTGCAGGGCGAGCTCGACGGCGCGGCGGTGGCCGCGGCGCTGGACGAGATCGTGCGGCGCCACGAAGTGCTGCGGACCCGCCTGATCGATCGCGATGGCGAGCCGGCGCAGGCGATTGACCCGGCGCCGGAACCTGGCGGCGCGTCGCTGAGCCGCACGCTCTCGCTGGCCGGGTTGCCGGAGATCGATCGCGACGAGGCGCTGCGCGGGGTGCTTCGTGGTGAAGCCAGTCACGTGTTCGACCTGGCGCGCGAGCATCCGATTCGCGTCCTGCTGGTCCAGCTCGACGCGCGAGAGCACGTGCTGATTGTCACGCTGCACCACGTCGCCTCGGACGGCTGGTCCACCGGCGTCCTGGTGCGCGAGTTCGCGGCGCTCTACAACCGGCGGCACGCGGACGACGCGTCGCCGCTCGCCGAACTCCCCGTTCAATACGCCGACTTCGCACAGTGGCAACGCCTGCAGGTCGAAGATGCCGCCGTCGCGCAGCCGCACCTTGAGTACTGGCGCGCGCAACTGGCTGACGCCCCAGGCGTGATCAACCTGCCTTCGGACGGGGGCAAAGACGAGGGTTTACCCCGCCATAGCGCGAACGGCGAAGCCTCGAGCGCGTCGGCGGGCGACGCCGTCTACTTTCAGATCGATGCCGAGGCCGCCGGCGCCGTGAACGCGCTGGCGCGGCGCACCGACGCCAGCGCCTACATGGTGCTGCTCGCGGCGTTTCTCGCCTTGCTGCACCGGTGGTCCGGCGAAACCGATCTCACCGTCGGCTCACCGATTGCGAATCGCCCGCGCCGGGAGCTCGAAGGCCTCATCGGGTTCTTCGTCAACACGCTGGCGCTGCGCGTCAGCGTGGAGGGCGACCCGGACTTCCTCGGCTTGATCGCGCGCGTGAGGGCGGTTGCGCTCGAGGCCTACGCGCACGCCGAGCTGCCGTTCGAGCAGATCGTCGAGAAGCTCAACCCGGAGCGCCGGCTCAATCGCTCGCCGTTCTTCCAGGTGATGTTCGCCATGCAGAGCGGGTCGCTCGAAGACGTCACGCTGGACGGCCTGCGGATCGAGGCCGTGCCGCTGTCAACCGGCGCCGCCCGCCTCGACCTGACGATGTCGATCCAGGAGACGGCGGCGGGGTTCTCGGGATGCCTGGAGTTCTCGACCGCGCTGTTCCGGCCGGAGACGGCGCAGCGCTTCGCCGAGCACTATCGCAACATGATCGAGACGGCCGTGCGCCAGCCGGCCACGGCGGTGTCGCAGCTCGACTACCTCGGTTACGGCGAGCGCCATCGCCTGCTGGTTGAGTGGAACCGCACGGAGGTGCCGTCGCGGCCGCGCTGCCTGCATCACCTGGTCGAGGACCAGGCGGCCCGCACGCCCGACGCGATCGCGTTGCGGTGGGGCGGCACCACCTGGACCTACGCCGCGTTGATGGCCAGGGCGGCGAAGGCGGCGTTGCTCCTGCAGCAGAAGGGCGTCGGCACCGAGACGCTGGTCGGCGTGTGCATGAGACGCTCGCCGGACATGATCGCCGCGCTGTTGGGCGTGCTGCGGGCCGGCGGCGCCTACGTGGCGCTGGACCCCGCCTATCCGGCGGCGCGGACCGAATACGTGCTGGCGGACTGCGGCGCCGCGATTGTGCTGAGAGACGGCGCCCTGGACGAGGCGGCGGAAGGGGAGTTCCGGCCGGCGCCGGTGAGCCCGTCGAACCTGGCGTACGTGCTCTACACCTCAGGCTCGACTGGCCAGCCCAAGGGCGTCGCCATCGAACATCGCAGTCCCGCGGCGCTGATCGCGTGGGCGCAGTCGGTCTGGTCGCCCGCCGAGTTGAGCGGCGTGCTGGCGGGCACGTCGATCTGCTTCGACCTGTCGGTGTTCGAGATCTTCCTGCCGCTCTCGGTCGGCGGCACGGTGGTGCTCGCCAACAGCGTGCTGGATCTCCTGGACCTTGCCGATCGCTCGCACGTGACGCTGATCAACACCGTGCCCTCGGCCATCGACGCGCTGCTGCATCAACGTGCGCTGCCGCCGAGCGTCCGCGTGGTGAACCTCGCCGGTGAGCCGCTCACGACCGAGCTGGCCGATCGCATCCACGACGTGCCGACCGTGGAGAAGGTCTACGACCTCTACGGGCCGTCTGAAGACACCACCTATTCCACGTTCACGCGGCGGCGGCGCGGCGACCCGCCCTCGATTGGCCGGCCCATCGCGAACACGCGCCTCTACATTCTCGACCGCGCGCTGCAGCCGGTGCCGGTCGGCGTGCCCGGCGAGATCTACCTGGCTGGCCAGGGTCTGGCACGCGGATACCTCGGGCGTCCCGATCTGACGAACGAGCGGTTCATCCCGAGTCCGTTTCCGGGCGTCGATCGGCTGTATCGCACCGGTGATCGCGCGCAGTTTCGTGACGATGGCAACGTTGAGTTCCTGGGACGCCTGGATCACCAGGTCAAGGTGCGCGGCTTTCGCATCGAGCTGGGCGAGATCGAAGCCGTGGCGCGCGCATTTCCCGGCGTCGGCCAGTGCGTCGTCACGGTGGAGGAGAGTCAGGCTGGTAACAAGCGACTGGTCGCCTATGTGTCGCACCCGAATGGCCAGCGAGTGGCCGATGCGCTGCACGCGCATCTGCGCGGCAGCCTGCCAGAGTACATGGTGCCGCCGGTGCTGGTCATTCTCGACGCGCTGCCGCTCACCCCGAATGGCAAGATCGATCGCAAGGCACTACCGTCTCCCGATCGCCGTTCCGTCGTTGAAGACGCCGGTCCGCTGACCGCCGCGGAAGCGCGGTTGGCGGCGCTGTGGCAGCCGCTGCTGGCGGTAGACGAGGTGAAGCCGCTCGACGACTTCTTCGGCCTGGGCGGTCACTCGCTGCTCGCGGCCAGGCTGGGCGCGCGCATCCGCGACGACTACCGCGTGGACCTGCCGTTGCGCGCCATCTTCGAGCACCCGACGCTGCGGGCGCAGGCGGCGGCGATTGCCGGCCAGCAGGCGCAGATGGCCGCGGACGAGCCCATCCAGCCAATCGCGCGCCACGCCCGCCTGCCGATGTCCTTCGCGCAAGAGCGCCTCTGGTTTCTCGACCAGCTCGAGCCCGGGAACCCCGCCTACAACATGGCGGGCGCCTTCCGCCTGCGTGGCGTCGTCGAGGTGGCGTCGCTGCACGCCGCCTTCGATCGGGTCGTCGAACGCCAGGAGGCGCTGCGGACCGTGTTCCCGACCGTTGACGGGCGCGGCTACGCCGCGATCGGCGCGGTCCGGCCGGTGCTTCGCGAGATCGACGGCGGCGATCACGTCGCGATCGACGCGTTCTTGCGGGAAGAACAGGCGCGCCCCTTCGACCTCGCGGCCGGCCCGTTGATTCGTGCGTCGGTCATTCGCGTGGCGCCGGACGAGACGGTGCTCGCGGTGACCATGCATCACATCATCTCGGACGGTTGGTCGATCGACGTGTTCCTCGACGAGCTGTGCCGGTTCTACGCCGCGCTGGCCGGCGGCGCCGCCGGGACACCCGAACCGCTGGCGGTGCAATACGTGGACTTCGCCGCCTGGCAACGCCGCCGTTTCGAAGCGGGATTGCTCGCGCCGCAACTCGCCTACTGGCGTGGCGCGCTGGCGGGCGCGCCCACGGTGCTCGAGCTGCCGTCCGATCGCCCGCGGCCCGAGGCGCAGAGCTACCAGGGCGCCGTCCACTCCCTGACGATTGACGCGCCGCTGACCGCGCTGCTGTCCCGGCGCGCGCGCGAAGCCGGCGTCACCTCGTTCATGACGCTGCTGGCGGCGTTTGGCGCGACCCTCCGCCGCTGGTCGGGTCAGGACGACATGGTGATTGGCTTCCCGGCGGCCGGCCGCAGCCGCAGCGAGCTCGAGCCGTTGATCGGGATGTTCGTCAACACGGTGCCGATCCGGTTGCAGATTCCAGAGGACGCCAGCTTCGCGACGCTTCTGGCGCAGGTGAAAACGCGCACCCTCGACGCGCTCACCCACCAGGATGTGCCGTTCGAGAAGCTGGTGGATGAGCTCGGCGTCGAGCGCAGCCTGTCGTGGTCGCCGCTCTTCCAGGTGATGTTCATCAACCAGCAGGCACGGCCGGCGCCACCGCTGCCGGAAGGCCTGCGCGTCGAGCCGATTGCGGGCGCCGCGACCGGCACCGCCAAGTTCGACCTGACGCTGGCCATCGCCGAACGTGGTGACGGCCTGTCGGTGAACCTCGAGTACGATCGCGCGCTCTTCGATGCCGCGACAATGGCGCGGCTGGCGGGCGACTACGTGGATCTGCTTCGCGGCGGGCTGGACGCTCCCGAGGCGCCACTGCCCGTGTCGTCACGATCCATCAGTAATCCGCGGCGACTCGTGGTGCCTCCGTCCGCTGCAGCGGAGGTCCCGGCGGTGGACGGCCGGCCGGCCACGCCCGTGGAAGCGGCGCTGGCGGAAATCTGGCGTGACGTGCTCCGCCTGGACGAGGTCCGCGTCACCGACAACTTCTTCGAAGTGGGCGGCGACTCGATCGTCAGCATCCAGGTGATCGCGCAGCTGCGCGATCGCGGCTGGCGGATCGGCCCGAAGCAGATCTTCAGGCACCAGACCATCCGCGCGCTCGCCGCCGTGGCCGAACCCGCGGTGGCGTCCCAGGCCGAAGACGAGACGGGTCCGCTGCCGCTGTCGCCGATGCAGCGGCTGTTCTTCGATCTGGATCCGCCCTCGCCGCATCACTTCAACCAGGCCTTGCTGCTCTCGGTGGCACCGGACATCTCGGTGACGAGCCTGCAAGCGGCCTTGACCGAGACCGTGCGCGTGCACCCGGCGTTGCGCGGCCGGTTCCGTATGGGCGCCCACGGTTGGGAAGAGCACATTCACCCGTCGCCGGATGTGGCCCTGGAAACGGCCCTCCATAAAGGGGGGCCCTACACGGACGATTCGGCGGATGGCGCGGTGGCGGCGCGGGTGGAAGCCATTTGCCGGGCGGCACAGCGCAGTCTCGACATTGTCAACGGCCCGGTGTTCCGCGCGGTGCTGGTCCATGCCGGCGCGGAGACAGCGCGGCTGCTCCTGGTCGCGCACCATCTCGTGGTTGACGCAGTCTCGTGGCGCGTCATCCTCGCCGACCTCGAGACCGCGTACGCGCAGGCGCAGGGCGGGCGGCCGTTGTCGCTGCCACCGGAACATTGCGGGCCGGCGACGTTCCGTCGCATGGCGCGCGAGTGGAGCGCGACGGAGGGCGGCAACGAAGCGGCGTACTGGGCCACGGTCACCTCCGGGGCGGCTCACGTGTTTCCCAGGGCGGCCGCGCCCACTGCAGCGCCCATGGCGCGCACGGTCACGAGGACGCTCGACGAAGCGGCAACCAGGCCGCTGCTCTCCGCCGCGCACCGCGCCTACAACACGACCGCCGCCGACCTGTTGCTGGCGGCCTTCGGCCGCGCGTTGTGCGGCGCCGCCGGGCGCGACGAGATCCTGGTGGACGTCGAAGGGCATGGTCGCGACGCGCTGCCGGACGCCGACCTTTCGCGATCCGTCGGCTGGTTCACCACCTTGTATCCGGTCCGCGTGCCTGGCGGTGCCGCCGGCGATCCCGCGTCGCTGATCCGCATGGTCAAGGAGTCGAGCCGTTCGGTGCCTCACGGCGGCATCGGGTTCGGGTCACGGCATCAGGCCGGCGGCACGGCGCCGTTGACCGACGTGTCGTTCAACTACCTTGGTCAGGCCGCCGCGGCGATCGGCAATGGGCTGTTCCACGGCATCGCGCCCGAGTCGAGCGGCGACCCGGTCGCCGCCGACCTGCCGCGACGGTACCGGCTCGAGCTGAACGCCTCGGTGATCAACGGACGGCTCGTCACGCAGTACTCATTCGACGCGGCCGTGCTGTCTGAGGCGCGCGTCAACGACGTGGCCGATCGCACGATCGCGGCGCTGCGCGAGCTCATCGACCATTGCCTCGGGGTGGAGGGCGCGCACTACACGCCGTCTGATTTTTCCGCCGTGTCGATCGACCAGGGCGAGCTCGATGCACTGCTCGGCGACCTCGATTTGTCGGACCTCTCCGAAGCATGA
- a CDS encoding cupin-like domain-containing protein yields the protein MTSLDRVAFATLTPELFHMWYRSKSKPFIITGAFDGVKDWTLDVISELLGTQEYNVRVYGKDYRSRPKREWKKYSEIESHTPQAYVELLRNRTAHENSMYMAQVAIGQTPLATTIRDRVLQLEQKCDMETIHPLMDLNLWFGPGGHTEPLHFDTGDGTLMQLHGSKRVTLFPPWETRNLYPFEFYREIPPWFSQVDTDNPDPKVFPRYAEALANRIEVVVEQGEILYIPVSWWHEVTALGTDYVCSVNRFWKVKPVERNFSHGRSSIFWLMNQVPWSVVMKVDGTMRRLLGRPS from the coding sequence ATGACTTCACTTGACCGCGTCGCCTTTGCCACGCTCACGCCCGAGCTGTTCCACATGTGGTACCGCTCGAAGAGCAAGCCATTCATCATCACAGGCGCCTTCGACGGGGTCAAGGATTGGACCCTGGATGTGATCTCGGAACTGCTGGGGACGCAGGAGTACAACGTCAGGGTCTACGGTAAAGACTATCGCAGCCGGCCCAAGCGGGAGTGGAAGAAGTACAGCGAGATCGAGTCACACACGCCTCAAGCGTACGTCGAGTTGCTGCGCAATCGCACCGCGCACGAGAACAGCATGTACATGGCGCAGGTCGCCATCGGACAGACGCCGCTCGCCACCACCATCCGCGACCGCGTGCTCCAGCTCGAGCAGAAGTGCGACATGGAGACCATCCATCCGCTGATGGATCTCAACCTCTGGTTTGGTCCCGGCGGGCACACCGAGCCGCTGCACTTCGACACCGGTGACGGCACACTGATGCAGTTGCACGGGTCCAAGCGCGTCACGCTGTTTCCACCGTGGGAGACCCGCAACCTGTATCCGTTCGAGTTCTACCGCGAGATTCCGCCGTGGTTCAGCCAGGTGGATACCGACAACCCCGACCCGAAAGTGTTTCCGCGCTACGCCGAAGCCCTCGCCAATCGCATCGAGGTGGTCGTCGAGCAGGGCGAGATTCTCTACATTCCCGTGAGCTGGTGGCACGAGGTCACGGCGCTCGGCACCGACTACGTCTGCTCGGTCAATCGCTTCTGGAAGGTGAAGCCGGTCGAACGCAACTTCTCTCACGGGCGTTCGTCGATCTTCTGGCTGATGAACCAGGTGCCCTGGTCGGTGGTGATGAAGGTGGACGGCACCATGCGGAGGTTGCTGGGTCGGCCGTCTTAA